Below is a window of Synechococcus sp. RSCCF101 DNA.
GCCGACGCCAGCCTCACCGGCCGTCGCCGGGGGAGCCGGGTTCCGGCGGGCTGGGAATCTGCTCGGCATCGGGGCAGTTCTCCGCCGTCTCCAGTTCCTCGGGACGACCCTGGCGGCTGAAGCTGGCGAGCTGGATGCTCACGGCACCAATGGAATCGAGCCGCACACTCTCCTCCCAGCGCTGGACGTCCTCGTCGTCATCCGAGTCGTAGCGCAGCGTGACGAGGTCTCCCTCGAGTTCCACCACTTCGGCCTCCTCGATCCAGCGCTGCTGATCCCTGAGGAACACCCAGACGGGCTGCTTGTCGGTGCAGTACCGATAGAGCTTGCGGTGCAGCATGGCCAGCGGCCCGGCGCGCAGCAATCCTAGGGATCATGGTCTCCAGTGATCCAACGCCCGTGAGGACTCCCGAGGCCGCTCCAGCTCCGCCCCCCACCGGAAGCATGCGACTGGCGCTGCAGAGCTGGCCCGAGGTGGAGCGCTATCTGGAGCGCTGCCGGGGGTGATCCTCCCCTCGGGTCCACCGAGCAGCACGGCCCGACGGGCGCCATCGGCACGGACGCGCTGACGGCCGAGGCGGTGAGCCTGGCCGTTGCCGACCGCTGCGGGGTCCTGGTGGCTCCCGCCCAGGCCTACGGCATGGCAGAGCACCACCTCGGCTTCGCCGGCACCATGAGCCTGCAGCCCACCACCCTGCTGGCTCTGCTGCACGATCTGATCCTCTCCCTCGCCGGCCACGGCTTCGAGCGGATCTTCGTGATCAACGGCCATGGAGGCAACATCGCCACCTGCAAGGCGGCCTTCGCCCAGGCCCAGACCACGGCCGCCACACGGGGCCTGCCGGGAGCGGCCCGGTTGCGCTGCCGTCTGGCCAACTGGTTCATGGCCCGGCCGGTGATGGAGGAGGCACGCCGGCTCTACGGACACAGCGAAGGGCAGCACGCCACCCCCAGCGAGATCGCCGTGACCCTGGCCCTGGAGCCCGGCCTGCTCGCCCTGCAGCGGCCTCTGCCCGAGCCGGCACCGGCCGGACCCATCCATGGCGCGGCGGACTTCCGGAAGCGGCACCCGGATGGTCGCATGGGCTCGGACCCCTCCCTGGCCACGCCCGAACACGGCGAGCGACTGCTGGAGATGGCGGCCGAAGCCCTCAGCGCTGATCTGAAGGCCTTCCTCGCGGCCGAGACCTGAGAGGCCGGTGGCGGCGGCCCCACCGATAGGTTGAGCCCACCCGCTTCCCCATCCATGAGCCGCATCAGCGAGGAGGACGTGCGCAAAGTGGCCGGACTGGCCCGTCTCGACCTGCCGGAGGACCGGATCCACACCTACGCCGGCCAGCTGGAGCGGATCCTCGACTACGTGGCTCAGCTCGAGGCGATCGACACAGAGGGCGTGCCCTGCACCACACGGGCCGTTGAAGTGGTGAACGTCAGCCGCGACGATCGGGTGGAGCCGGCCGGCGAGATCCGGGAGGATCTGCTCGACCAGGCCCCCCAGCGGGAAGGGGACTTCTACCGGGTGCCGCGGATTCTGGGTTGAGCGGCCTCGGGCCGGCTGATTCTCAGCGCAGACCGGGAGACACCGCCGTGCGGTGCAGGAGCGACAACCAGAGCCGGCGCCAGCGGGGCGAGGGGATCAGCAGAGCCAGCGGCCTGAGGCGACTGCGGCGCAGCTTGTGGCTGCGGACGCCGAGAAAGATGTCGTAGAGAAAGTTGGCGAAGTCGGAGCGGCTCTCGAACAGCCCGAGCCGCTGGGGCGAGCCCTTGGCATCCAGCAGAGGCTGGGTGGCGTGGTAAGCGGTGCGGTAGTGAAACCAGGGGATGGAGGGCCAGAGATGGTGAACCAGGTGATAGTTCTGACCCATGATCAGAATGTTCATAAGGCGCCCGGGATAGATGCGGGCGTTGCGCCAGCGACTCCTTGAAAGAAAGGGTCGGTGGGGCAGATAGTCGAAGAACAGCCCCAGAGTCACGCCCACCATCAGAGCGGCGGCGAACCAGCAATTGAGGATGAAGGGCAGGAAGCCGTGCTGAATCGAGGCCAGAACAATGGCCAGGAACAGACCACGCGCCAATCCCCACTCCAGCAGCTCCCAGCGGCGCCAGAGGCGACGCTGGAAGAAGAAGAACTCGTGATAGAAAAAACGCGGAGCGATCAACCACAACGGCCCGAATGTGCTGACGATGTGGTCCGGGTCGTTCCTTGGATCATTCACATTGGCGTGGTGCTGCAGGTGCACCCGCGTGAACACGGGGAAACTGAATCCCAGCAGCAGAGCGGCGCCGTGACCCATCACCGCATTGAGGATGCGGTTCGGATGGGCGGCGTTGTGGCAGGCGTCGTGGATCACGGTGCCTTCCAGGTGCAGGGCCAGGAATCCGAACAGCAGCAGCAGTGGCAGCGGCCAGCCGGCGATGAACCAGCCGTAGATGGCCAGGGAAGCCAGGGCGTAGCCGCCCAGGAACAGCCACACCGTCACGTTCCACGGGCCCGGGGGAGCGAGGAGCCAGCGCGGAAGCGAGCGGACCCCGGGAGCTGAGGCACCCGCCTCGCGGGAGGAACCCGCATGGACTCCGGAGTCCGTCGCGACGCCGTCGGGCTGGATCAGCACGGACCGGACCATGGGCAACGGGGCTGTTCTGAAGAAGTGTTTCGGCCTCTCAGCATACGGAGATCACGACCCTCAACCGGACTTCCGACCTCGCAACACTGCCCACCGGGGGATTTGAACCCCCACGACCGTGGCCACTGGACCCTAAAACCAGCGCGTCTACCAATTCCGCCAGGTGGGCACCGCAGGACTGTAGGCAGCAGAACCCGGGTCGTCACAATGAGGGGGTGCCGGATCGCCCCATGCTCGCCGCGATCAGTGGATCCCTGGCCCTGGTTCTGGGTCTTCTCCTGCTACTGCTGCCCCTGCTGGTGACAGAGCTGAGCCGGCCCGGCGATCCCGCCCTCGGTGCCGTTGTGCTGGTGCTGGGCCTGTCCCTGGTCACCAGCGCCGACCGCCTGACGGGCTCCCCGATGGTCGCTGTGATCTGCGGTGCGCTTCTGGTGGGCCGTCTCAGCGCTGAGGTCGGCCGCGGCCGCTGGCATCAGCTCAGTGAGGACGAGCAGCAGCGGCTCCGCTCCGGTGAGCGCTGGCGCAGCAGCGGCTCCGAGCTGGCCGCATCCATCACCCTGGCGCTGGGGACGTGCGCACGCACGCTGCGCGGCCTGGGGGAGTGGCTCGCCGAACGCCGGCGCAGCCGACCGGTGCGGCGCTGGGTGAGGCCGGATGGTGAGGGTGCTGCCGCCGCGGAGGAGGCGGAGCCGACGGCGGCCGGGAGCGAGGGCTGATAATCCACCCTCCTGCGCCTGACCCCGCTGCCGTGACCGCCAGCCCGGCCTCCTACAAGGACACCCTGAACCTGCTGAAGACCTCCTTCGGGATGCGGGCCAACTCCGCCGTGCGGGAACCTGAGCTGCAGGAGCTGTGGGCGAGCCAGGACATCTACCGGCAGCTGAGCCGGAACAACAGCGGACCGGTCTTCACGCTCCATGACGGACCGCCCTACGCGAACGGGGCCCTGCACATGGGCCATGCGCTGAACAAGATCCTCAAGGACATCATCAACAAGTACCAGCTGATGCGGGGCCGTCGGGTCCGGTTCGTGCCGGGCTGGGACTGCCACGGGCTGCCGATCGAGCTGAAGGTGCTTCAGTCCCTCTCGGGCGAGGAGCGGCGCGGCCTGGATCCCGTGCAGCTGCGGCGCAAGGCGGCCACCTACGCCATGGAGCAGGTGGAGCAGCAGCGCAGCGGTTTCCGCCGCTGGGGAATCTGGGCCGAATGGGATCAGCCCTACCTGACCCTGGACCGGGGCTACGAGGCCGCCCAGCTGGAGGTGTTCGGCCGGATGGTGCTGGCCGGACACATCTACCGGGGTCTCAAGCCGGTGCACTGGAGCCCGAGCTCCCGCACGGCCCTGGCGGAAGCCGAACTGGAATACCCCGACGGCCACACCAGCCCGAGCGTCTTCGTGGCCTTCCCGGTGCACGCGCTCAGCGGCGAGCTCCGCCGGGCGCTGGACGGGCAGGGACTGACCCTGCCGGATGACGGACAGGACCTCGCGGAGCAGCTCTCCCTGGCGATCTGGACCACCACGCCCTGGACCCTGCCCGGGAACCAGGCGGTGTCGGTCAACGGCCGGCTCGAGTACGCGATCAGCAGCGGCGGGGACGGCCAGCCCCTGCTGGTCGTGGCGGCGGAACGGCTGGAGGCGCTGCGCGACCAGCTGGGGCTGCCGCTGCAGCCACTGGCCCGGGTGCGCGGCGAGGCCCTGGCCGGCACGCGCTACCGACTGCCCCTATTCGAGCGGGAGGCGCCTGTGGTGCTCGGCGGCGAGTACATCACGACCGACTCCGGCACCGGTCTGGTGCACACCGCCCCCGGGCACGGCAGCGACGACTTCATCACCGGCAGCAAGCACGGCCTGCCGATGCTCTGCCCCGTCGACGAGGCCGGCGTGCTCACCGAGGAGGCCGGACGCTTCGCCGGGCTGAATGTGCTCAGGGATGCCAATGCCGCCATCAGCGGTGCCCTGAGGGAGGAGGGCGCACTGCTGCTGGAGCAGCCCTACGCGCACCGCTATCCCTACGACTGGCGCACCAAGAAGCCCACCATCTTCAGGGCGACCGAGCAGTGGTTCGCCTCCCTTGATGGCTTCCGCGATCAGGCCCTGGCGGCCATCGCCGAGGTGGAGTGGCTGCCGGCATCGGGCCGCAACCGGATCGAAGCCATGGTGCGGGAACGGGGCGACTGGTGCATCTCGCGCCAGCGCAGCTGGGGTGTGCCGATTCCGGTCTTCTACGAGCGCGAGACCGGTGAGGTGCTGCTCAACGCTGACACGCTCCGGCATGTGCAGGCGCTGGTGCGCGAACGCGGCAGCGATGTCTGGTGGGAGGAGGACGAGCGGGTGCTGCTGCCGGCCCCCTACGACCGGGAGTGGCAGCGATGGCGCAAGGGCAGCGACACCATGGATGTGTGGTTCGATTCCGGCTCCAGCTGGGCCGCCGTGAGCGCGAACCGCGAAGGGTTGCGCTATCCCGCCGATCTGGTTCTCGAGGGTTCCGATCAGCACAGGGGCTGGTTCCAGTCGTCTCTGCTGACCTCGGTGGCCGTCAACGGCCGGGCGCCCTACCGGCGCGTGCTCACCCACGGATTCACGCTCGATGAGACGGGCCGCAAGATGAGCAAATCCCTGGGCAATGTGGTGGATCCGAACCGCATCATCCAGGGCGGCTCCAATCAGAAACAGGAGCCCGCCTATGGCGCCGATGTGCTGCGACTCTGGGTGAGCTCGGTGGACACCAGCTCCGATGTGCCGATCGGAAAGACGATGCTGCGGCAGCTGGCTGATGTGTATCGCAAGCTGCGCAACACCGCCCGCTATCTGCTGGGCAACCTGCACGACTACGACCCACGGCGCGATGCGGTGCCCCCGGAGACGCTGCCCCTGC
It encodes the following:
- a CDS encoding DUF6679 family protein, with the translated sequence MLHRKLYRYCTDKQPVWVFLRDQQRWIEEAEVVELEGDLVTLRYDSDDDEDVQRWEESVRLDSIGAVSIQLASFSRQGRPEELETAENCPDAEQIPSPPEPGSPGDGR
- the ileS gene encoding isoleucine--tRNA ligase encodes the protein MRANSAVREPELQELWASQDIYRQLSRNNSGPVFTLHDGPPYANGALHMGHALNKILKDIINKYQLMRGRRVRFVPGWDCHGLPIELKVLQSLSGEERRGLDPVQLRRKAATYAMEQVEQQRSGFRRWGIWAEWDQPYLTLDRGYEAAQLEVFGRMVLAGHIYRGLKPVHWSPSSRTALAEAELEYPDGHTSPSVFVAFPVHALSGELRRALDGQGLTLPDDGQDLAEQLSLAIWTTTPWTLPGNQAVSVNGRLEYAISSGGDGQPLLVVAAERLEALRDQLGLPLQPLARVRGEALAGTRYRLPLFEREAPVVLGGEYITTDSGTGLVHTAPGHGSDDFITGSKHGLPMLCPVDEAGVLTEEAGRFAGLNVLRDANAAISGALREEGALLLEQPYAHRYPYDWRTKKPTIFRATEQWFASLDGFRDQALAAIAEVEWLPASGRNRIEAMVRERGDWCISRQRSWGVPIPVFYERETGEVLLNADTLRHVQALVRERGSDVWWEEDERVLLPAPYDREWQRWRKGSDTMDVWFDSGSSWAAVSANREGLRYPADLVLEGSDQHRGWFQSSLLTSVAVNGRAPYRRVLTHGFTLDETGRKMSKSLGNVVDPNRIIQGGSNQKQEPAYGADVLRLWVSSVDTSSDVPIGKTMLRQLADVYRKLRNTARYLLGNLHDYDPRRDAVPPETLPLLDRWMLHRCAEVNAAIQRAYETHELFHVVQTLQQFCVVDLSNFYLDIAKDRLYVSEAAAPRRRSCQTVMALMLEQLAGLIAPVLSHMAEDIWQSLPYAVSERSVFLRGWPEADPGWLTAGELTAPVQRLRELRGQVNRALETIRSEGRIGSSLEVAVHLVVEEPALLEAMALLERRGDPEVDRLRDWLLVSQLTWQPPGSAVDGEGLLAEQREPGVTLRLFRAEGTKCDRCWHVEPSVGRHSDHPGLCDRCWEVMQHQMTPAGQGAAA
- the crtR gene encoding beta-carotene hydroxylase, translated to MVRSVLIQPDGVATDSGVHAGSSREAGASAPGVRSLPRWLLAPPGPWNVTVWLFLGGYALASLAIYGWFIAGWPLPLLLLFGFLALHLEGTVIHDACHNAAHPNRILNAVMGHGAALLLGFSFPVFTRVHLQHHANVNDPRNDPDHIVSTFGPLWLIAPRFFYHEFFFFQRRLWRRWELLEWGLARGLFLAIVLASIQHGFLPFILNCWFAAALMVGVTLGLFFDYLPHRPFLSRSRWRNARIYPGRLMNILIMGQNYHLVHHLWPSIPWFHYRTAYHATQPLLDAKGSPQRLGLFESRSDFANFLYDIFLGVRSHKLRRSRLRPLALLIPSPRWRRLWLSLLHRTAVSPGLR
- the gatC gene encoding Asp-tRNA(Asn)/Glu-tRNA(Gln) amidotransferase subunit GatC encodes the protein MSRISEEDVRKVAGLARLDLPEDRIHTYAGQLERILDYVAQLEAIDTEGVPCTTRAVEVVNVSRDDRVEPAGEIREDLLDQAPQREGDFYRVPRILG